Genomic window (Chionomys nivalis chromosome 7, mChiNiv1.1, whole genome shotgun sequence):
CGAGATAGCAGCCCTCGTCCTCCAGAGGCTCCTCCACCAAAGGATCCTCTTCCTTGGGCTTGGGCTCGGGCTCCGGGCGCGCGGCGGTCTTTCGGGACTGCCCAGCGCGGGTCCCTGAAGCTCTCCCGCCAGCGCGCCGACCAGATTTCCTGCCAGCCCAGGACGCCGACTTGGGTGCACGGGCAGTGTGGCTTTCCTCCGGGGGCGGCTTATCGAACAGGCCCTCGGACTCAGGGTCAGAGGCGAAATACATCTGCTCTGGACCCCACGGCTTGCGCTCAAAGGGACCTTTAGCCATTGGCGCA
Coding sequences:
- the LOC130878093 gene encoding uncharacterized protein LOC130878093, which encodes MAKGPFERKPWGPEQMYFASDPESEGLFDKPPPEESHTARAPKSASWAGRKSGRRAGGRASGTRAGQSRKTAARPEPEPKPKEEDPLVEEPLEDEGCYLDHFPHLSIFIYAAIAFSITSCIFTYIHLQLA